Within the Thalassotalea ponticola genome, the region TGTGACATGCGATTGAATGCCTTAGTTACCGCCACAACCTCACTGGTGCCACGCTCCTTGAGCGGTTTGGGGAACTTGCCTCGGCTGACATCGATTGCCGCATTTTGTAACGCTTTGAGGGGACGATTTAATTGGCGGACAAATAAATAGCCACCAATAACACTTAATCCACCGATCAGTACGAGGTAAAAAATTAGAGGGTAAAAGCTAGATTCTTCAATGCCTTTAAGCGGAATTTTCACCCACAATGGTGGCGCATTTGCGGGGCGAACACCTTGCGGTAATCGAATCCAAAAAAGGTACTCCTCACCTTCCGAGATATGAACTTGCGTTTGCCCTTGAACGAGCTCACTCATTTGCATCGACAAATACGGATAGTGTGTTGCACTTGCCAACCCCAATTCCATCGCGTCCGTCTGTCGGTACACACCAATACCTGTCTCGCGATGAAATGCCGTCGCCAAACGCGGGTTAAAAGGCACATCCCCGCCGTAGATCGAGGCAACGACTTTCACTTGTTTAGCGAGTAGCTGATTGGTTTGTTCCAGCGTTGGTTTAATGACATAAATAGCCACGCTTAAGTAAGAGACTACTTGGTTGATCAGCAATAAAAAGCCAATCAACAATACCGTTTGGCCAAATGCACTTTTCGGTAGTAAACGCATATCAACACAAACTCATCGGCGTAAACTAACTGCTGGTGCCATCGGGAACAAACACATAGCCAAGTCCCCAAACGGTTTGGATATAGCGAGGGTTGGCAGGATCTTGTTCAAGCATACGGCGCAATCGCGACACTTGTACGTCAATACTGCGCTCCAGTGCTGAGTAGTCTCGACCACGGGCTAAATTCATTAATTTATCGCGAGATAAGGGTTCGCGAGGATGTGTGATCAAGGCTTTTAACACCGCAAACTCGCCACTGGTCAAAGGCATTTCAAGGTCACCTTTACGCATTTCGCGCGTCGCCAAGTTGAGGCTAAACGCACCAAATTCAATCACCTCTTCTGCCTGTGACGGGGCTCCGGGTGCTTCCGTGCTTTTGCGGCGCAATACCGCTTTAATACGAGCTAATAACTCTCGAGGATTAAACGGTTTTGGCATGTAGTCATCGGCGCCTAGCTCTAAGCCAATAATACGATCAACTTCATCGCCCTTCGCCGTTAACATAATAATCGGGATCTCGTTTTCGGCTTGACGCAAACGACGACAAATTGACAAGCCATCTTCGCCAGGTAACATCAAGTCGAGCACCACCAGATGAAAGTTTTCGCGCTCGATCAATCTGTCCATTTGTTCTGAATTGGCCGCGCTGCGCACCACATAGCCTTGTTCCACCAAATAGCGTTCGAGCAGTGCGCGCAAACGCATATCATCATCTACGACTAATATTTTTGGTGTTTCCTGTCCCATAGAAGCCTCTAAAATACGGTTTATATATCTTTTTTAATTATCTACTGTATGTAATTTCCGGCGTGATTAACAGTTAAAATCAACGCTCATTTGTTACAAACTATGAACGCTGGTAATAAATATCAACAATCTCCAAAAAGCGTTCACCGTCAGGGGTGTTAACGACGACTTCGTCACCGGCCTGTTTTCCCAACAGTGCACGAGCAACGGGTGAGTCGATGCTGATTTCACCCTTGCTGACATCCCATTCATCAGGACCGACGATGCGATACTCAAATTCGCGGTCTTGTTCATCAATAATCTTGACCGACGCGCCAAAAAAGACTTTGCCCTGCTGTTGTTGCTCGGGATAAACAATGGTTAATTGATCTAGGCGCTTACTTAGAAAGCGAATTCGACGGTCTATTTCTCGCAACCGCTTTTTGCCGTAGATGTACTCGGCATTTTCACTGCGATCGCCTAGCGCGGCGGCCTCAGAAACGGCTTTGGTAACCTGTGGTCGCTCTTGCTTCCAAAGAAACTTAAGTTCGTCGTCAAGCCGTTGCCAGCCTGCTCTTGTTATGTAATTGGATCGACTCATTTTACTAAAAATATTGTAATTTCACTGGCATTATTGTCGCGCTACAGGTATATACTCTGCAACTTAAAATTTTTACTAGCGACCATTGATATGCTTAATATTTCGCAGACTATTGCCAACGAATTATCGGTTAAACCAGCCCAAATTGATGCGGCGATTAACTTACTTGATCAGGGCGCTACCGTTCCCTTTATAGCTCGTTATCGCAAAGAAGTCACCTCGGGACTTGACGATGGCCACTTGCGTCATCTAGAACAACGCCTCAGCTACTTGCGCGCGCTCGACGAACGCAGACAGCTAGTGTTAAAAAACATTGCTGAACAAGGCAAACTCAACGAATCGCTAAAACAGCAAATATTAGCAGTCGACAACAAAACCGAGCTCGAAGATTTGTATCTTCCGTTCCGCCCCAAACGCCGCACTAAAGGTCAAATGGCCATTGAAGCGGGACTGACGCCATTAGCCGAGTCGCTATTTAACGATTGGCAACTCGACCCACAACAACTCGGCCAACAATACGTTGCGCCAGAAAAGGGTATTAGCGATGTAAAGTCCGCACTTGAAGGGGCGAGCTATATTCTAATCGAGCGTTTCTGTGAAGATGCGGTACTCATTCAAAAATTGCGTCGCCACCTGCAAAAACACGCTCACATCGAAACTAAAGTCATAGCCGGTAAAGAGCGAGAAGCGGCGAAGTACAAAGACTACTTTGAGCACAGTGAAAAGCTCAGTCAAGTCCCCTCACACCGCGCACTAGCTATGTTGCGCGGGCGCAACGATGGCTTGCTAAAGTTGAGTTTAAATGCCGATGCCAATCGTGACGATCTGGATGAATCAAGCCCGGAAGCGATCATTCGCAAGCACTTACAGTTACAGGTAAATAATCAACCCGCGGCCTCTTGGATCAATGATTTAGTGCGCCTTACTTGGCGCACCAAGCTATCGCTGTCACTGGAAACCGAGTTGTTCGCGGCGATGCGCGAAAAAGCGCAGACACAAGCAATAGAGGTTTTTGCCCAAAATCTAAAGGACTTGTTAATGGCAGCCCCTGCAGGTGCTAAAGTGACGATGGGCATCGATCCGGGTATTCGCACCGGCTGTAAAATCGCCATTGTCGATGCGACGGGCAAGCTGCTCTACACCACCACAATCTACCCGCATGAGCCGCAGAAACACTGGGATAAATCGATTCGCACGATCGCAAACTTAGTCACTCAGTACAAAGTCGACTTGATTGCCATTGGTAACGGTACGGGTTCTCGTGAGACCGATAAGTTGTGCGCACAAGCGCTGACCAAGCTAGATACTAAGCCGACAAAATTGATTATTAGTGAAGCCGGTGCCAGTGTCTACTCAGCCTCAGAGCAAGCTGCAGAAGAATTTCCCAATCTAGATGTGTCGCTGCGCGGTGCCGTTTCAATCGCCCGCCGCCTACAAGATCCCTTGGCCGAATTAGTAAAAATCGAACCCAAAGCCATTGGCGTTGGCCAGTATCAACACGATGTAAGCCAAAGCCAGCTGAGTTATGCGCTAGATGCGGTCGTAGAAGACTGTGTGAATGCCGTTGGTGTCGATGTAAATAGCGCATCAGCGTCGCTGTTAAACCGGGTCGCAGGATTAAATAAAACCATGGCCAATAATATTGTCAAATATCGTGAGCAACACGGTCGGTTTGACAACCGCGCGGCATTAAAAGACGTTCCGCGTATCGGCCCCAAAGCCTTCGAACAGGCGGCAGGCTTTTTGCGCATCAATGACGGTGATAACCCACTAGATAGCTCTGCTGTGCATCCCGAGAGTTATCCGCTAGTGGCAAAGATGGCAGAAACTTGTGGCAGTGATGTAACCGATTTAATTGGACACAGTGAGCGAATTAAGCAACTTGATGCGGCTCAGTTCGCCAACCAGCAAGTTGGTTTACTGACCATCAAAGACATTCTTGCCGAGCTAGACAAGCCGGGTCGAGATCCGCGTCCTGAATTTAAAACTGCGGCGTTTAAGGCCGGTGTTGAAAACATTAACGATTTGCAGCCCAACATGGTATTAGAAGGTGTCGTATCGAATGTGGCGAACTTTGGTGCCTTTGTCGACATCGGCGTTCATCAAGATGGTTTGGTGCACATTTCATCGCTGACCGATAAATTTATCAGTGACCCACGCGACGTGGTTAAGGTTGGCGATGTAGTCAAGGTCAAAGTGCTAGATATTGATGTGGCGCGCAAACGCATTAGTTTAACCATGCGCCTTGATGAAACCTCAAACCAACGCGCATCGATGCCAAAAGGTGATAACGCCAAATCTGCGCCAACTCGCACTAAGGGCAAAGCGAAAAGTAACAAGCCGCAACCGATGGGCAACAATATGATGGGCAATGCCTTTGCCGAGGCGTTCGCCAAAGCCAAAAAAAATTGATAAAACCTAACCAACCAAGTATTTAACCACACTTGGTTGGTTCACCCTTCTTTCTCCGCTGATTTCATTTATTATCATTGACTTAAGCGACAAACGTCGTAGTCTAAAGTAACCGTAACCACGAGCTGGAGACCTTGGTGAAAATTGTCATTGCACCAGATTCATTCAAAGAAAGTCTATCGGCAATAGAGGTATGTGAAGCCATTAGCCAAGGTATGCGGAGCGTGCTTACCGAGGCTGAATTCACCCTATTGCCAATGGCCGATGGCGGTGAAGGAAGTACCGACATATTGCTTCGCGCTACCAACGGTCAGCGTCGCCACCGCAGAGTGCGCGATCCGCTCGGACGGTTGGTAACTGCGTATTACGGTTTAATCGATCAGGGTAAAACTGCGATTGTTGAAGTGGCGCAAGCCTCAGGGTTGCATTTATTAGCCGCCGATGAGCGACAGGCAAAGCACACCTGTAGCTTTGGCACAGGTGAACTTATCAAAGACGCAATCGAGCAAGGGGCAAGACATATTATTTTATGTCTAGGCGGCAGTGCGACTAATGATGCCGGTGCTGGCTTACTTCGCGCGCTCGGTCTGGATTTACTCGATAGACATGGTCAACCCGTTAAGCCTGGTGGTATTCATCTCGACCAGGTAGCCCAAATTGACGACCGAGCACTGCAGCGCACCCTTGCACAAGTGACCATTACCTTGGCCTGTGACGTTGATAATCCAATGTGTGGTCGACTGGGTGCCTCGCGTGTGTTTGGTCCACAAAAAGGTGCGACTAGTGCCGATATCGAGATGCTTGATCGCGCCTTACAACACTTTGCTACGAGCCTAGAAAATAAATATCAACGGCCTATTGTTGATATCCCTGGCTCGGGCGCTGCCGGTGGTATCGCCGGTGCGCTGATGGCGGTCAGTAAGGCGCAAATAAAACCGGGTATTGAGGTTATCATCGAGGCAACTGCTGTTGCCAACCAGCTCAGCGATGCCCAGTTAGTGATCACTGGCGAAGGTAGAATCGATGGACAAACCATTCACGGTAAAACGCCAGTGGGTATCGCCAAGTTAGCCAAGCAATACCAGCTGCCATGTATTGCGGTTTGCGGTTCAATTGGCGCCAATTACGAGCGCGTTTTTGCCCATGGCATCGATGCCGTGTTTAGCATTATGACAACACCACAAAGCCTCGACCAAGCGTTGCAAGATGCAGAGCAAAACCTGATCCAATGCAGTCGAAATATCGCCAAAACGCTTACCTTATTAGATCAATAAGCACTGCGAAGAGTCTGATAGTGTGTTATAAAGCGTTGTTATACAAAGTGAAATGGTAGACACCTGTTGGCTCCTTATACGCTAAAATAATCATAACCAACACATTGTGACAACACGGGCGTGTTTCATTGTACAATCAAGGTGTGCAATCAACATGTACAATCAACAATCGGTGCGAACAAACGTTAACAAGTAAAACCTATGACCAAAACGCAAGATGCATCCCCTTCCTACACGTTTAGCCAAGAGGCCGACCTACTCGAGCGGCAAGCTTCGATCGAACACCTGTGGCAACAAGGTACTATCGATGCGTTTAAATCCAAAGACGGTCTCGATATCTATTACGCACTGTTTATTATCGAGCCACAGCGCCCTTGCATCGTCGTGTCTCCTGGGCGCTCTGAAAGCTTGTTAAAATACAAGGAAGTGACCGTTGACCTAATTAACAATGGCTATAACGTCGCCTTAATTGATCACCGTGGTCAGGGGTTGTCAACTCGTCAGTTAAAAGATAAGTACAAAGGTTATGTGGCCAACTTTCAAGACTATGTTGACGATTTCGAGCAATTTGTCAGTACCATTGTTAAAGTGCAATGCCCACAGTCACCTTGCTATCTGTTAGCCCATTCCATGGGGGCTACTATTGCTATGTTGCATCTGCAGCAATATCCGCAAACGTTTGTCGCCGCCAGCCTGTCAGCACCGATGATCGAGATCAATACGCAACCAATACCCGCATGGCTAGCAAAAACATTGGTGAAACTGTGGCATGGTGTCAGTCGATTATTCACTGACCAGTCTCCTTACTTCATCAGCCACGGGCCGTTCAAACCCAAAGTGTTTGACGGCAACGACTTAATGCAGTCAAAAGTGCGTTTTGATATTTTTCAGAACTTGTACCGATCAACGCCAAACATTCAACTCGGCGGTGTCACTCTAGCATGGCTCAATGCAGCCATCGATGCACAAGTGGCGATACTCAGCGGTGTGGCGCAAATAGCGACCCCCACGCTGGTATTGCAGGCAGGCTCTGAACGCGTGGTCAGTAACGCTCAGCAAGGCCACTTTTGCCGCCTTTTACATCGACATAACCCTCGTTTATGTGCTGACCACAATCCGTGTGTTATTGCCAACGCGCGCCACGAATTATTATTTGAAATAGACCCTATTCGCCATCGTGCATTAAGCGCAACGCTCGACTGGTTTGCTCACCACCCTTAGAATATTGCCGTTATTAACGGTCGAAGCGATGGTGGTTTTGCTCGCTGCCGACAACCGACTGAGGGTCTTGATGAATCAGTACCTCGGCAAATGGGTACTCGGCGATGATCGCCTGTTCAACGCTATCGGCAATGGTGTGCGCTTGCTTTAACGTCAACTCGTCGTCCAATTCTAAATGAAATTGGATGTGCTGTACTTTACCCGCCTGGCGCGTGCGTAATTGGTGGTAGCCGATGACCTGCTCATTGGCTTCGATAATCCTGCCGATACGTGCTCGGTCGTCGCTATCTAACTCGCGATCGAGCAAGTCTTGTACGGCGTGATATGCGATTTTTATTGAGCCATAACCTAAATACACGCCCACCAGTACAGCAAAAGCACCATCGGCGTAATGATAAGAAAACTTGCTTAACAACAGAGCTAATATGACCCCTGCATTAAGCAATAAATCACTTTGATAGTGAAGCGAGTCGGCTGATATCGCTATCGAACCGGTTTTGTTTACCACATATTTTTGCACCGCGACTAAGGCCAAGGTGAGTATGATTGCCAATATTGACACAGATATCGCCAGAGTACTGTGGGTAATCGGATGTGGCGACATCATTCGCTCACTGCCGTGGAAAACCAACAAGGTTGCCGAACCCAGTACAAATGAGGCTTGCATTAACGCCGCTAGGTTTTCTGCCTTGCCATGACCAAAGCGATGCTCTTTATCTGCTGGCGCAAGCGCATAACTGAGTATGACAAAACTACTCAGTGAAGCGAGTACGTCCAGGATCGAATCGGTCGCCGACGCCAACATCGAAGCAGAACTCGACAACCACCATGCCCAAAGCTTACTACTGACCAGTAGCACGGCGACCGCGACGGCACACCGACTGGCAAATTTTACCCAGTAATCATAACCCTGGTTGTGCTGCTGATTGTCGTTCATTGTTATCTTCGAGTTACCACAACGCTTGTATCCATAGTATAATCTGATTTATTTTCAGTGCTATTTCACCATGCTAGACATTGTATTATTTGAACCAGAGATCCCGCCTAATACAGGTAATATCATTCGCCTTTGTGCCAATAGTGGCTTTCGTTTACATCTAATTGAACCGCTCGGGTTTGATATTGATGATAAGCGTTTACGCCGCGCTGGCTTAGATTATCACGAGTTTGCCAACCTAAAACGTCACGCCAGCTTTGACGATTTTGTTACCAGCGAGCAACCTAAGCGGATTATTGCCTCAACGACGCGTGGCACGCAGCCACATACCGCAATTGCGTTTAGCCAAGGTGATTACATCCTCTTCGGCTCAGAAACGCGTGGGCTACCCGACGATGTCCACGCCAAAATTCCACATCAGCACAAAGTGCGCATCCCCATGGTTAAAGACTCGCGTAGCATGAATTTATCCAATTCTGTCGCGGTGCTGGTTTACGAAGCGTGGCGACAACTTGGCTATGACGGCGCCGACCTGTAAATCCACAATATCGGTATCCAATGTTTCGCTTACATGCCTCATTGCAACTCACTTGGCTGGTAAGCGAAACCTAAACTCGCCAATACGCAGATCGTCGTAACGCGGTTTTATCACCTCAATTTGCTCATTTTCTAGCAAGTATTTTATCAGTTGCTCGCTACTTGAATTTTCAGTATTGACGTAAAACCGCTGCCACTGCTGATCAACAAATCGCCATTGATAGGCCGATGTGTGTTGCTGTTGTTGGCTGATGAGCAGGTACTCATCTTGGCCGTCGTGATCCAAATCGACGGCGAGCAAATACTGATAAAGGTCATTGATAGCGGTTGATTGATAACGCTGATAAACCGCATCAACTAAACCGCTTGGCAGCTCGGCACCGCTAGGCCAAACCGTCAGCGCCGCGTCAAACTCGGTTCGCTCTATCTGTTGATTCGCTGCTCGTCGGCCGTATTTAGGTCGCGGATATAAACGTTCAAGCTGAGCGACAAACGCCGGTGATGAGTCGGCGCGAGTTTGTTTAAGCCGTTCGATGTGAAGATACCCTGCACGGCCGAGATCTCGAGCAAAGTATTGTTGATCAAATTGTTGTTCGCTGATCTGAGCTGATTCTAATCGCTTGATTTGATTACTCGCCGATATGGCTTGAAAATTCAGCAACGGCGAGTTGGCCACTAGCATAGTGGCCAAAACCAGCCAGCCCATATTAATATTAACCTTTGCTAATGGCGCCAACCAGTTATCGCCTCGCCTGACGATCGCGACCATATAACCAATTGACAAGATAGCTAATAAGAACCAAATTAATATCCCCCAGCAACGGCTTACGGTTAAGCCATATTGCTCAATGCGCAACCACAAACCGTAACACACTATCGCACTGTAAACCGGTAACACAGCAATACTGACATAAATCAATCGATGCAAAAACACCCCATACGGGCGCTGCTGCTTATTATCTTGATAAACGGCATTGACGAAAAACAGCAACAGAGCTTGTAACCAAAGTATCAGGCTGCTGCCAGCGCCGGTTTGCCATAACTTGTCGAAACCAGTAACCATCAAGGTGGCTAAAAAGCCCAGCGATAACAAGCTCATCAAAGGCAATAAAAAAGTTAGCAGGGTTTGCAGTACCTTGGCGATAGTGTCAGCCGTATAGGTAATGTTGCGAAAGATAATCACGGCAAAGGCAAAACCGAGGTGAATTAACGGTATAACCACCCAATCTTTATCCAATAGCTGTTTGAATAGGTCGATGCCAACAACGGCAAACAAGGCGGCACCAAGCTCCAAAATAACAAATAATATACCGGTAAACAGCACACTCTCAGCAAAAACAATAAAGTTATGCCAAGAGTAGTTAAACAGTTTGGAATAGTGCTGCGGTTGAAGGTCAATACGCAATTGCAAATACATCAATGCCTTAAACGCGGCGATAGCGCCAGTGATACACAACACCACAATGACATAGTTATTGTTGATCATCTCCAAAGGCATCAGTTGCCGACCAACATAAGCACCAAGCGCACTGAGTAGCAGTGCAAACGGAAGCATATAGGCTAGGGTTCTGGTGATCGTATCGCGCCTGACACTGAGCAACACCATCGGCGCAAAGACTAACAGCAAGGTGAGCATAGACACCGACCACATCGGTGCTTGTGCTGGCCACAAGCCCTCGTCAACGCGCCGATAGATTACGGTCAGTAATACGCCGTGGAGCAACGCTAACACGAGCATAAAGCGCTTAGGTAATTGCGGATCCATTATCTTGCCTCTTTTCCATCCAAAAACCGACATGGGATTGATCGGTCACTGGTTAGCAGTGTATCGGTGAAAAATATCGCAAGTCAAACTTATCCAAAAAAAAGCACGCTATATCATATAGATAAAGCGTGCTTATGGTTACCTTATAGGGTGGTAACTATCAAACAACAGCGATTATGGGCGAGTGTACTGCTGTGGTTTTTTCTCATCAATCGTCAGGTAGCGATCGCGCAATTTGGTTTGACGCGACTCTAACTTCACTTCTTCGCCATTGATGATAACGTTGGTGGGGGCGACCATCACTTCTAGCGGATCACCAGACCAAACCACAACATCGGCCTGCATACCCGGTTGCAAACGACCTAAGGTATCATCAATGCCGTAGATTTTTGCAGGTACTGTCGTTAACGCAGCCAATCCAGCTTGATACGGTAAGCCGTTAGCAACGGCATTACCCGCCTGTTGCGGTGCAAGGCGAATATTGTGGGTATCCATGCCAATGGCAACTTTAACGCCAGCCTGATGCAAACGGGCTGCGTTTTCTAGCGTTGCACCGTTTTGTTCAAACGCATACGGCAAGTTTGATTCAGGATTAACAATAACCTCGATATCGGCAGCGGCAATTTGCTCAGCGACACGCCAACCTTCGGCAACACCAACTAAGGTGATATCCAAGTTTTTAAAGGCTTGTTTCAGACGCAATAGTTGGCGAATATCAGCCGCTCGGTGAACTTTGAATAACACCGGCATGTCACCATTGATCACTGGAATCAACGCTTTCGCATCCGCTTTTGACAACGTGCCATGCCATTCTGTTTGCGGGGTTAACTCAATCGACTTAGCGTACTCGGCTTCTGCCAGTGCATCGTTCAGGCTTTGCCACATTGAAGCGCGAGAGCCCGCCATTTTATCGGCACCCGAGTTAGACACATCAATGCTCATAAACGCACGGTGCTTTAACACTGGATCGGCATCGTTACCTAAGGTGATAAAGGCACCTTGGCCTAAAAACATGCTATCGGCAGCGCCGAGTGCGGTTGCGGCACTGGTAATCCCCTCAATGCGTGAAATATTGCGCAATGTGGTATCCGTTGTCACCGCCGAGCCTGCATCTAAGGCTGCGTGATACGGGCTGTTCTCAACATAAGCATCAACGGTGTTGGCCCAAGACGGTACCTCCACCAAACCCAGTGAGGTGTACGCGCCGATAAACCCTGGCGTAACGACTTTGCCAGAGGTGTCGATAATGCGATAGCTATCATCAAGGGTCAGCGCTTGCTTGCTCACTTGACTGATTTTGCCATCTTCAATAACGACCGTGCCATTTTCAATAGTGCCTGCTGTGCCCATGGTGTGAATGGTACCGCCAACTAGCGCTAGTTTTTCGGCATATGCTGAGCTAGATAACGCCGTAGCAAGAGCAATAGCGGTGATTGTTAAAGTTCTCATTTACGGTCTCCTTCGCCTATTTGACCAAGTTCATAGTCACTAATCGCCCATTGCTCTGGCTTGTTGCGATCATATGCTAAGCCACCGTCAATAAATACCATTTCTGCTTGTGCATAAGTTGAAAACGGCTCGGCAGTCCACAAAACCACGTCGGCATTTTTACCGACTTGTAGTGAACCGGTTTGCTCAAAAATACCCAGTGACTTAGCCGCATTCGAGGTTAGCCACGTCCATGCTTGTGCTTTTGATATGTCAATGCCAGCTCGTTGACCGTCAGATAGGGCTTTGGCCGCTTCTTGATTCAAGCGTTGAATACCGATGTCTGAATCTGAGTGAACGATGGCACAGGCATTAGCCGCTTCAACCATAGGAACATTTTCGCGAATGCCGTCGTAAGCTTCCATTTTAAAGCCCCACCAGTCAGCCCACATTGCCGAGCAGATATTATTTTCAGCCAGCTTGTCTGCTATTTTATAGGCTTCTACCGCGTGTTGGAATGACGCGATTTGATAATCAAATTCCTTCATCACATCAATCATCGTGCCCATATCGTCGGCGCGATAACAATGCATGTGAACTAAAATCTCACCGTCTAGCACACCCATTAGGGTTTCTTTATTCAAGTCGCGTTTAGGTGGTTTAGCATCTTTGCCTGCTTCATAATCCGCTTGGTATTTTTCCCAAGCGCGCTTGTAGTCTTGTGCATCTGACCACGCTTGACGGTATCCGGCAACATTGCCCATACGCGTCATCGGGCCGCCTTTTTGACCATAAACGCGTTTTGGATTTTCACCACACGCCATTTTTAAGCCGTACGGCGCATCCGGAAACTTCATATCTTGAATGACTCGCCCCGGCAGGTTTTTAATGGTCACGCTGCGACCACCCACTAAGTTAGCACTACCCGGTAAAATTTGTAAGGTAGTAACACCACCGGCTAGAGCTCGGCGAAAACCGGGATCTTGTGGCCAAATAGAGTGTTCTGCCCACACTGCCGCCGTTACCGGCTTGGTCATTTCATTACCATCGGCATGCGAACCAGCGTCGGGTGTCGCATAAACCCCCAAGTGACTATGAACGTCAATAATACCCGGCGTTAACCATTTATCGGTACCGTCAATAATGTTACTGACACTGCTGGCATCAATGTCGTCGCCGATAGCGACAATTTTGCCATTGTCCAGCAGTACCGATACGCCTTGTGCCATACCACCAACGCCATCATACATATTAACGTTGCTTATTAGCGTGGTTTCAGTGGGTAGTGGTTGATAAGTGCTTGGGAAAGGATCTTTGTTAATTTCAACAAAAGCAGCTTGCTTTTTATCAGTGGTCGCTTGCTCCCCACAGCCGGCAACAATGGCTGCAGATAACAACGACACTGAGGTCAACAAAGCTTTATTGACTTTTTTCATAGTGTTCCATCATCTTAGAGTTATTTGAAAGCTCATACTCTAGCAAGGACACTGGTTAAAGTCATTGTCGCTTGTCGTAAAAATTACGTTAATTATCGGCTCAACGCTGCACTCAACAGCACATTGCTGATTGGTATTATAGCGCTGGTTGGTTATAATGCCCGCAAACCCATGCTAGATAGATATTATGAAATATAAGGACTTGCGCGACTTTCTCGACAAATTGGAGCAAGTAGGTCAACTCAAGCGCATTACCCAACCGATATCAACCGAATTAGCGATGACCGAAATCAGCGACCGCACCTTGCGCGCTGGTGGCCCGGCTTTGCTGTTTGAAAACCCGGTCGGCTTTGATATTCCCGTATTAACAAACCTATTTGGCACACCTGAACGCGTGGCTATGGCCATGGGTCAAAACGATGTCAGTGAACTACGCGATGTAGGTAAGCTTATGGCGAGCTTAAAAGAGCCTGAGCCACCAACCGGTTTTAAAGATGCCATGGACAAGTTGCCACTCTTTAAACAGGTGTTGAATATGCCTACCAAACGCTTAAAGAAAGCCCCTTGCCAAGAGGTGGTTTATCAGGGTGATGACGTTGACTTAACCAAGTTGCCTATTCAAAAGTGCTGGCCTGGTGACGTAGCACCACTAATTACCTGGGGACTAACGGTAACTCGTGGCCCTGAAAAGGCGCGCCAAAATTTGGGTATCTATCGCCAACAACTGCTCGGTAAAAACAAAATTATTATGCGTTGGTTATCGCATCGCGGTGGCGCGTTAGATTTCCAAGAATTTAAAA harbors:
- the ompR gene encoding two-component system response regulator OmpR; the encoded protein is MGQETPKILVVDDDMRLRALLERYLVEQGYVVRSAANSEQMDRLIERENFHLVVLDLMLPGEDGLSICRRLRQAENEIPIIMLTAKGDEVDRIIGLELGADDYMPKPFNPRELLARIKAVLRRKSTEAPGAPSQAEEVIEFGAFSLNLATREMRKGDLEMPLTSGEFAVLKALITHPREPLSRDKLMNLARGRDYSALERSIDVQVSRLRRMLEQDPANPRYIQTVWGLGYVFVPDGTSS
- the greB gene encoding transcription elongation factor GreB, translating into MSRSNYITRAGWQRLDDELKFLWKQERPQVTKAVSEAAALGDRSENAEYIYGKKRLREIDRRIRFLSKRLDQLTIVYPEQQQQGKVFFGASVKIIDEQDREFEYRIVGPDEWDVSKGEISIDSPVARALLGKQAGDEVVVNTPDGERFLEIVDIYYQRS
- a CDS encoding Tex family protein; this encodes MLNISQTIANELSVKPAQIDAAINLLDQGATVPFIARYRKEVTSGLDDGHLRHLEQRLSYLRALDERRQLVLKNIAEQGKLNESLKQQILAVDNKTELEDLYLPFRPKRRTKGQMAIEAGLTPLAESLFNDWQLDPQQLGQQYVAPEKGISDVKSALEGASYILIERFCEDAVLIQKLRRHLQKHAHIETKVIAGKEREAAKYKDYFEHSEKLSQVPSHRALAMLRGRNDGLLKLSLNADANRDDLDESSPEAIIRKHLQLQVNNQPAASWINDLVRLTWRTKLSLSLETELFAAMREKAQTQAIEVFAQNLKDLLMAAPAGAKVTMGIDPGIRTGCKIAIVDATGKLLYTTTIYPHEPQKHWDKSIRTIANLVTQYKVDLIAIGNGTGSRETDKLCAQALTKLDTKPTKLIISEAGASVYSASEQAAEEFPNLDVSLRGAVSIARRLQDPLAELVKIEPKAIGVGQYQHDVSQSQLSYALDAVVEDCVNAVGVDVNSASASLLNRVAGLNKTMANNIVKYREQHGRFDNRAALKDVPRIGPKAFEQAAGFLRINDGDNPLDSSAVHPESYPLVAKMAETCGSDVTDLIGHSERIKQLDAAQFANQQVGLLTIKDILAELDKPGRDPRPEFKTAAFKAGVENINDLQPNMVLEGVVSNVANFGAFVDIGVHQDGLVHISSLTDKFISDPRDVVKVGDVVKVKVLDIDVARKRISLTMRLDETSNQRASMPKGDNAKSAPTRTKGKAKSNKPQPMGNNMMGNAFAEAFAKAKKN
- a CDS encoding glycerate kinase, which translates into the protein MKIVIAPDSFKESLSAIEVCEAISQGMRSVLTEAEFTLLPMADGGEGSTDILLRATNGQRRHRRVRDPLGRLVTAYYGLIDQGKTAIVEVAQASGLHLLAADERQAKHTCSFGTGELIKDAIEQGARHIILCLGGSATNDAGAGLLRALGLDLLDRHGQPVKPGGIHLDQVAQIDDRALQRTLAQVTITLACDVDNPMCGRLGASRVFGPQKGATSADIEMLDRALQHFATSLENKYQRPIVDIPGSGAAGGIAGALMAVSKAQIKPGIEVIIEATAVANQLSDAQLVITGEGRIDGQTIHGKTPVGIAKLAKQYQLPCIAVCGSIGANYERVFAHGIDAVFSIMTTPQSLDQALQDAEQNLIQCSRNIAKTLTLLDQ
- a CDS encoding alpha/beta fold hydrolase — its product is MTKTQDASPSYTFSQEADLLERQASIEHLWQQGTIDAFKSKDGLDIYYALFIIEPQRPCIVVSPGRSESLLKYKEVTVDLINNGYNVALIDHRGQGLSTRQLKDKYKGYVANFQDYVDDFEQFVSTIVKVQCPQSPCYLLAHSMGATIAMLHLQQYPQTFVAASLSAPMIEINTQPIPAWLAKTLVKLWHGVSRLFTDQSPYFISHGPFKPKVFDGNDLMQSKVRFDIFQNLYRSTPNIQLGGVTLAWLNAAIDAQVAILSGVAQIATPTLVLQAGSERVVSNAQQGHFCRLLHRHNPRLCADHNPCVIANARHELLFEIDPIRHRALSATLDWFAHHP